The window CTCCTCGTGCCGGACGCGGCGGGATCGCATGGTCAGGCCCGCCGGGCTCAGCGGAATTCGATCCGCTGGATGGTTTGCTTGACGATCGGGCGCTCGGCAAGATCGCCGGTGCCCACGGCGGCGGCGGCGATCTTCCGCACCGCATCCATGCCCTCGACCACGTGACCGAACACGGTGTACTCGCCCTGCCACTCGGGGTGGTTCTTGACGCAGATGAAAAACTGGCAACTCGCCGAGTTCCGGTCGTCCGCCCCGCGGGCCATGGCCACCGCGCCCTCGGTCATGGGCAGATCGTTGGCCTCGAACGGAAGGAACTCGCCGGTGGTGCCGATGCCGTCGTTGTACGGATCGGCGTCGCGGCTCAGGGGGTCGCCGCCCTGGATCAGGCTGCCGGCGATGACCCGGTGGAACGTGGTTCCGCTGAAGAAGCCGTCGGCCGCCAGCCGCTTGATCCGGGCGACGGTCTGCGGCGCCTGGTCGGGCTTCAGCTCGATGGTGAACGCGCCGGCCGCGGTTTCGACGACCATGCGGTCGGACGCGGGCAGGGGTGGCGGCTCGGGTGACGCGGCCGGGGCCGGCCCGGGGGCCGGCTCGGTTTCGGCGGGCGACGGCCCGCCGCAGGCGGCGAGCGCCACCAGGAGCAGGAGGGCGACAAGACCGTGGCGGATGCGCCGGGCACAGATCATGGGCGACACCTCATGATGGCGATGAAGGCACGGGGCGGCCGCGTCGGAACGGCCGGCCCGACGGTCACTGCAGCGTGTCCTGGTCGGGACGCTTGACCAGCACGCCCTG of the Acidobacteriota bacterium genome contains:
- a CDS encoding peptidylprolyl isomerase produces the protein MICARRIRHGLVALLLLVALAACGGPSPAETEPAPGPAPAASPEPPPLPASDRMVVETAAGAFTIELKPDQAPQTVARIKRLAADGFFSGTTFHRVIAGSLIQGGDPLSRDADPYNDGIGTTGEFLPFEANDLPMTEGAVAMARGADDRNSASCQFFICVKNHPEWQGEYTVFGHVVEGMDAVRKIAAAAVGTGDLAERPIVKQTIQRIEFR